Proteins from one Anopheles nili chromosome 2, idAnoNiliSN_F5_01, whole genome shotgun sequence genomic window:
- the LOC128720650 gene encoding superoxide dismutase [Mn], mitochondrial isoform X2 produces MLAMRGALFSTANAVLGCRSKHTLPDLPYDFGALEPVICREIMELHHQKHHNAYVTNLNAAEEQLQDAVAKKDVSKIIQLGNAIKFNGGGHINHSIFWKNLSPDRSDPSAELQKALNRDFQSMENFKKEMKAAAVAVQGSGWAWLGYNKKSKLLQIAACPNQDPLEATTGLVPLLGIDVWEHAYYLQYKNLRPNYVDAVFDVVNWKDVSERLAKAQ; encoded by the exons atgtTGGCGATGCGAGGTGCACTGTTTTCCACCGCTAA CGCTGTGCTGGGTTGTCGCAGCAAGCACACCTTGCCGGATCTGCCGTACGATTTCGGGGCGTTGGAGCCGGTTATTTGTCGCGAAATCATGGAG CTGCACCACCAGAAGCATCATAACGCGTACGTTACGAATCTGAACGCGGCCGAAGAGCAACTGCAGGATGCCGTGGCCAAGAAGGACGTCTCGAAGATCATCCAGCTGGGCAACGCGATCAAGTTCAACGGTGGCGGTCATATCAATCACTCCATCTTCTGGAAAAATCTCTCTCCGGATCGCAGCGACCCGTCAGCGGAGCTGCAGAAGGCGCTTAACCGCGATTTCCAAAGCatggaaaatttcaaaaaagaaatgaaagccGCTGCCGTCGCCGTGCAAGGATCCGGCTGGGCCTGGTTGGGGTACAACAAGAAGAGCAAGCTGCTCCAAATCGCCGCCTGCCCGAATCAGGATCCACTGGAAGCGACCACTG gACTCGTTCCCCTGTTGGGTATCGACGTTTGGGAGCATGCTTACTATCTGCAGTACAAAAACCTAAGACCGAACTATGTCGACGCCGTGTTCGATGTGGTTAACTGGAAAGACGTTTCCGAGCGGTTGGCAAAGGCACAATAA
- the LOC128720650 gene encoding superoxide dismutase [Mn], mitochondrial isoform X1: MLAMRGALFSTAKNCSAVLGCRSKHTLPDLPYDFGALEPVICREIMELHHQKHHNAYVTNLNAAEEQLQDAVAKKDVSKIIQLGNAIKFNGGGHINHSIFWKNLSPDRSDPSAELQKALNRDFQSMENFKKEMKAAAVAVQGSGWAWLGYNKKSKLLQIAACPNQDPLEATTGLVPLLGIDVWEHAYYLQYKNLRPNYVDAVFDVVNWKDVSERLAKAQ, from the exons atgtTGGCGATGCGAGGTGCACTGTTTTCCACCGCTAA GAACTGCAGCGCTGTGCTGGGTTGTCGCAGCAAGCACACCTTGCCGGATCTGCCGTACGATTTCGGGGCGTTGGAGCCGGTTATTTGTCGCGAAATCATGGAG CTGCACCACCAGAAGCATCATAACGCGTACGTTACGAATCTGAACGCGGCCGAAGAGCAACTGCAGGATGCCGTGGCCAAGAAGGACGTCTCGAAGATCATCCAGCTGGGCAACGCGATCAAGTTCAACGGTGGCGGTCATATCAATCACTCCATCTTCTGGAAAAATCTCTCTCCGGATCGCAGCGACCCGTCAGCGGAGCTGCAGAAGGCGCTTAACCGCGATTTCCAAAGCatggaaaatttcaaaaaagaaatgaaagccGCTGCCGTCGCCGTGCAAGGATCCGGCTGGGCCTGGTTGGGGTACAACAAGAAGAGCAAGCTGCTCCAAATCGCCGCCTGCCCGAATCAGGATCCACTGGAAGCGACCACTG gACTCGTTCCCCTGTTGGGTATCGACGTTTGGGAGCATGCTTACTATCTGCAGTACAAAAACCTAAGACCGAACTATGTCGACGCCGTGTTCGATGTGGTTAACTGGAAAGACGTTTCCGAGCGGTTGGCAAAGGCACAATAA
- the LOC128728515 gene encoding protein Son-like, with translation MNKTFLKKKKKPSAPVTGGMGMQLLQKMGWQPGQGLGKEKNGSLQPLMLDVKLDKRGLGEGDNKQRPHQFQKKQSKPKEVNTDGKHPVSLLAEYATKQKWTIPQYEVVHDTGPVHAKNFIFKVLVNGREYQPTIACNTKKAAKAAAAKLCLQRLGIKIT, from the coding sequence ATGAACAAAACTTTtctgaagaagaaaaagaaaccgtcAGCCCCGGTCACCGGGGGCATGGGGATGCAATTGCTGCAGAAAATGGGCTGGCAACCAGGACAAGGACTTGGAAAGGAGAAGAACGGCTCGTTGCAACCGCTCATGTTGGACGTGAAGCTGGATAAGCGTGGACTCGGTGAAGGAGATAACAAACAACGACCGCACCAGTTCCAGAAGAAGCAGTCTAAACCCAAGGAAGTCAACACTGACGGCAAACACCCGGTATCGTTACTGGCCGAGTacgccacaaaacaaaaatggactATCCCGCAGTACGAAGTGGTACACGACACTGGACCCGTGCATGCGAAGAATTTTATATTCAAGGTACTCGTAAACGGACGTGAGTATCAACCGACAATTGCTTGCAACAccaaaaaggcagcaaaagcagcagccGCAAAGCTCTGTTTACAACGGCTAGGAATAAAGATAACGTAA